The following are from one region of the Vidua chalybeata isolate OUT-0048 chromosome 12, bVidCha1 merged haplotype, whole genome shotgun sequence genome:
- the WNT5A gene encoding protein Wnt-5a isoform X2 produces MEKSSAVLIHGGAVGTVGSTMASQYLVVALAVFSSFTQVVIEASSWWSLGMNPMNPMNPVQMSEVYIIGAQPLCSQLAGLSQGQKKLCQLYQDHMQFIGEGAKTGIKECQYQFRHRRWNCSTVDNNSVFGRVMQIGSRETAFTYAVSAAGVVNAMSRACREGELSSCGCSRAARPKDLPRDWLWGGCGDNIEYGYRFAKEFVDARERERVYQRGSYESARILMNLHNNEAGRRTVYNLADVACKCHGVSGSCSLKTCWLQLADFRKVGDALKEKYDSAAAMKLNSRGKLVQVNSRFNAPTIHDLVYIDPSPDYCVRNESTGSLGTQGRLCNKTSEGMDGCELMCCGRGYDQFKTVQRERCHCKFHWCCYVKCKLCTEIVDQFVCK; encoded by the exons ATGGAG AAATCCAGTGCAGTATTAATCCACGGAGGTGCTGTGGGGACAGTTGGCAGTACAATGGCTTCTCAGTACCTCGTAGTGGCTCTGGCCGTTTTCTCCTCTTTTACCCAGGTTGTAATAGAAGCCAGCTCTTGGTG GTCTTTAGGGATGAACCCCATGAACCCCATGAACCCTGTTCAGATGTCAGAGGTGTATATTATAGGAGCCCAGCCACTATGTAGCCAGCTAGCAGGGCTTTCCCAAGGACAGAAGAAACTCTGCCAGTTGTATCAGGACCATATGCAGTTCATTGGAGAGGGTGCAAAGACGGGCATTAAGGAGTGCCAGTATCAATTCAGACATAGAAGATGGAATTGCAGCACTGTGGACAACAACTCTGTTTTTGGCAGAGTCATGCAGATAG GCAGCCGGGAGACGGCGTTCACCTACGCGGTGAGCGCGGCCGGCGTGGTCAACGCCATGAGCCGCGCCTGCCGGGAGGGCGAGCTGTCCTCCTGCGGCTGCAGCCGCGCCGCACGGCCCAAGGACCTGCCCCGGGACTGGCTGTGGGGCGGCTGCGGGGACAACATCGAGTACGGATATCGCTTCGCCAAGGAGTTCGTGGACGCGCGCGAGCGCGAGCGAGTTTACCAGCGAGGCTCCTACGAGAGCGCCCGTATCTTGATGAACCTGCACAACAACGAGGCCGGCAGAAGA ACGGTGTACAACCTGGCCGACGTGGCCTGTAAGTGCCACGGCGTCTCCGGCTCCTGCAGCCTGAAgacctgctggctgcagctcgCCGATTTCCGCAAGGTGGGCGATGCCCTGAAGGAGAAATACGACAGCGCCGCCGCCATGAAGCTCAACAGCCGGGGGAAGCTGGTGCAGGTGAACAGCCGCTTCAACGCCCCCACCATCCACGACCTGGTGTACATCGACCCCAGCCCCGACTACTGCGTGCGCAACGAGAGCACCGGCTCCCTGGGCACCCAGGGCCGCCTGTGCAATAAGACCTCGGAGGGCATGGACGGCTGTGAACTCATGTGCTGCGGCCGGGGCTACGACCAGTTCAAGACGGTGCAGCGAGAGCGCTGCCACTGCAAGTTCCACTGGTGCTGCTACGTGAAATGCAAGTTGTGCACAGAGATCGTGGACCAGTTTGTGTGCAAATAG
- the WNT5A gene encoding protein Wnt-5a isoform X1, with the protein MVNGLRSEGHGEFSGAEERGCPRAPREGHDVPSPPGKQPLCASGGESWAGTRPVPFSANKSSAVLIHGGAVGTVGSTMASQYLVVALAVFSSFTQVVIEASSWWSLGMNPMNPMNPVQMSEVYIIGAQPLCSQLAGLSQGQKKLCQLYQDHMQFIGEGAKTGIKECQYQFRHRRWNCSTVDNNSVFGRVMQIGSRETAFTYAVSAAGVVNAMSRACREGELSSCGCSRAARPKDLPRDWLWGGCGDNIEYGYRFAKEFVDARERERVYQRGSYESARILMNLHNNEAGRRTVYNLADVACKCHGVSGSCSLKTCWLQLADFRKVGDALKEKYDSAAAMKLNSRGKLVQVNSRFNAPTIHDLVYIDPSPDYCVRNESTGSLGTQGRLCNKTSEGMDGCELMCCGRGYDQFKTVQRERCHCKFHWCCYVKCKLCTEIVDQFVCK; encoded by the exons ATGGTAAATGGGCTGCGCTCCGAGGGTCACGGGGAGTTCAGCGGGGCCGAGGAGCGAGGCTGTCCCCGGGCGCCGAGAGAAGGACACGATGTGCCTTCACCCCCGGGAAAACAACCCCTCTGCGCCTCCGGTGGGGAGAGCTGGGCCGGGACCCGACCAGTGCCTTTCTCTGCAAAC AAATCCAGTGCAGTATTAATCCACGGAGGTGCTGTGGGGACAGTTGGCAGTACAATGGCTTCTCAGTACCTCGTAGTGGCTCTGGCCGTTTTCTCCTCTTTTACCCAGGTTGTAATAGAAGCCAGCTCTTGGTG GTCTTTAGGGATGAACCCCATGAACCCCATGAACCCTGTTCAGATGTCAGAGGTGTATATTATAGGAGCCCAGCCACTATGTAGCCAGCTAGCAGGGCTTTCCCAAGGACAGAAGAAACTCTGCCAGTTGTATCAGGACCATATGCAGTTCATTGGAGAGGGTGCAAAGACGGGCATTAAGGAGTGCCAGTATCAATTCAGACATAGAAGATGGAATTGCAGCACTGTGGACAACAACTCTGTTTTTGGCAGAGTCATGCAGATAG GCAGCCGGGAGACGGCGTTCACCTACGCGGTGAGCGCGGCCGGCGTGGTCAACGCCATGAGCCGCGCCTGCCGGGAGGGCGAGCTGTCCTCCTGCGGCTGCAGCCGCGCCGCACGGCCCAAGGACCTGCCCCGGGACTGGCTGTGGGGCGGCTGCGGGGACAACATCGAGTACGGATATCGCTTCGCCAAGGAGTTCGTGGACGCGCGCGAGCGCGAGCGAGTTTACCAGCGAGGCTCCTACGAGAGCGCCCGTATCTTGATGAACCTGCACAACAACGAGGCCGGCAGAAGA ACGGTGTACAACCTGGCCGACGTGGCCTGTAAGTGCCACGGCGTCTCCGGCTCCTGCAGCCTGAAgacctgctggctgcagctcgCCGATTTCCGCAAGGTGGGCGATGCCCTGAAGGAGAAATACGACAGCGCCGCCGCCATGAAGCTCAACAGCCGGGGGAAGCTGGTGCAGGTGAACAGCCGCTTCAACGCCCCCACCATCCACGACCTGGTGTACATCGACCCCAGCCCCGACTACTGCGTGCGCAACGAGAGCACCGGCTCCCTGGGCACCCAGGGCCGCCTGTGCAATAAGACCTCGGAGGGCATGGACGGCTGTGAACTCATGTGCTGCGGCCGGGGCTACGACCAGTTCAAGACGGTGCAGCGAGAGCGCTGCCACTGCAAGTTCCACTGGTGCTGCTACGTGAAATGCAAGTTGTGCACAGAGATCGTGGACCAGTTTGTGTGCAAATAG
- the WNT5A gene encoding protein Wnt-5a isoform X3, translating into MASQYLVVALAVFSSFTQVVIEASSWWSLGMNPMNPMNPVQMSEVYIIGAQPLCSQLAGLSQGQKKLCQLYQDHMQFIGEGAKTGIKECQYQFRHRRWNCSTVDNNSVFGRVMQIGSRETAFTYAVSAAGVVNAMSRACREGELSSCGCSRAARPKDLPRDWLWGGCGDNIEYGYRFAKEFVDARERERVYQRGSYESARILMNLHNNEAGRRTVYNLADVACKCHGVSGSCSLKTCWLQLADFRKVGDALKEKYDSAAAMKLNSRGKLVQVNSRFNAPTIHDLVYIDPSPDYCVRNESTGSLGTQGRLCNKTSEGMDGCELMCCGRGYDQFKTVQRERCHCKFHWCCYVKCKLCTEIVDQFVCK; encoded by the exons ATGGCTTCTCAGTACCTCGTAGTGGCTCTGGCCGTTTTCTCCTCTTTTACCCAGGTTGTAATAGAAGCCAGCTCTTGGTG GTCTTTAGGGATGAACCCCATGAACCCCATGAACCCTGTTCAGATGTCAGAGGTGTATATTATAGGAGCCCAGCCACTATGTAGCCAGCTAGCAGGGCTTTCCCAAGGACAGAAGAAACTCTGCCAGTTGTATCAGGACCATATGCAGTTCATTGGAGAGGGTGCAAAGACGGGCATTAAGGAGTGCCAGTATCAATTCAGACATAGAAGATGGAATTGCAGCACTGTGGACAACAACTCTGTTTTTGGCAGAGTCATGCAGATAG GCAGCCGGGAGACGGCGTTCACCTACGCGGTGAGCGCGGCCGGCGTGGTCAACGCCATGAGCCGCGCCTGCCGGGAGGGCGAGCTGTCCTCCTGCGGCTGCAGCCGCGCCGCACGGCCCAAGGACCTGCCCCGGGACTGGCTGTGGGGCGGCTGCGGGGACAACATCGAGTACGGATATCGCTTCGCCAAGGAGTTCGTGGACGCGCGCGAGCGCGAGCGAGTTTACCAGCGAGGCTCCTACGAGAGCGCCCGTATCTTGATGAACCTGCACAACAACGAGGCCGGCAGAAGA ACGGTGTACAACCTGGCCGACGTGGCCTGTAAGTGCCACGGCGTCTCCGGCTCCTGCAGCCTGAAgacctgctggctgcagctcgCCGATTTCCGCAAGGTGGGCGATGCCCTGAAGGAGAAATACGACAGCGCCGCCGCCATGAAGCTCAACAGCCGGGGGAAGCTGGTGCAGGTGAACAGCCGCTTCAACGCCCCCACCATCCACGACCTGGTGTACATCGACCCCAGCCCCGACTACTGCGTGCGCAACGAGAGCACCGGCTCCCTGGGCACCCAGGGCCGCCTGTGCAATAAGACCTCGGAGGGCATGGACGGCTGTGAACTCATGTGCTGCGGCCGGGGCTACGACCAGTTCAAGACGGTGCAGCGAGAGCGCTGCCACTGCAAGTTCCACTGGTGCTGCTACGTGAAATGCAAGTTGTGCACAGAGATCGTGGACCAGTTTGTGTGCAAATAG